One window from the genome of Kluyveromyces marxianus DMKU3-1042 DNA, complete genome, chromosome 3 encodes:
- the PRT1 gene encoding translation initiation factor eIF3 core subunit b codes for MTSLETALESLKIEDIPVDDIDFSDLEKEYQVSDDGVNFDNFLVVDGAPVAPESKVPVLQKVLTKLFSQAGKVLDMQIPVENGKTKGHLFIEMDSINAAREAIKQFNGKKLDAKHRLLVNSMNDMEKYGSDDFSTEFEEPTVPDFAPTDFLRSWLQNKDGRDQFVLQKGDMTRVFWNRLAHQPDPVCEARKNWSNHIVKFSPKGTYLLSFHDQGVTSWGGPNFERLKRFYHPGVSRLDVSPTEKYLVTFSMTPLQPDENTPFGPESQGHQICVWDLATGYLLKTFGIPPNAKLEWPLIRFSYDDKYCGRLGPNALALYEIENNFQLLDGKIHKVEGIQDFSFAPKGVQLVYNKRKSDPTTLLAYWTPETNNQSCKAFLMTLPNKRIVKTVNLVQVSNVSIHWHDQADFICFQVDRHSKSKKTFFTNLEICKLNESEIPVEKIEMKDRVLALAFEPKGDRFVTISKMDNGGIDENPMYPKNFIKFFAPEKKDKDKDLDVLPDTLKWKLVKTVDQQYSNCISWSPAGRFVAVCAIVNGKDIKKASLDFYDFDYTGEKTLNEVKDVKASLQAVAHIDNQFFTDLEWDTSGRFLAAWSSYAKHKLENGYTVYNCCGEAVRKEIVDQFTNFVWRPRPESLLSNADKKKARKNLKQWSVKFEEQDAMESDSALRDLILKRRAELSQWVAYREQSKERLESEDHYTIFDNFVQDKSDESQYVTVEEVKEEILEETQEEVESFE; via the coding sequence ATGACCTCGCTAGAAACTGCTTTAGAATCATTGaagattgaagatattccaGTCGATGATATCGACTTTTCTGATTTAGAAAAGGAATACCAAGTCAGCGATGATGGAGTGAACTTTGATAACTTTTTGGTTGTTGATGGTGCCCCAGTAGCACCGGAATCTAAGGTTCCTGTTTTACAAAAGGTTTTGACCAAGTTGTTTAGCCAAGCTGGTAAGGTTTTGGATATGCAAATTCCAGTTGAAAATGGTAAGACCAAAGGTCACTTGTTTATCGAGATGGACTCTATCAATGCTGCTAGAGAAGCTATCAAGCAATTCAACGGTAAGAAGTTGGATGCCAAACATCGTTTGCTTGTTAACAGTATGAATGACATGGAGAAGTACGGTTCCGATGACTTCAGCactgaatttgaagaaccaACCGTTCCAGACTTTGCTCCAACCGACTTCTTAAGATCTTGGTTGCAAAACAAGGATGGTAGAGACCAATTCGTGCTACAAAAGGGTGATATGACACGTGTGTTCTGGAACAGATTGGCTCATCAGCCAGATCCAGTTTGCGAAGCCAGAAAGAACTGGTCCAACCACATCGTCAAGTTCTCTCCAAAGGGTACATATCTATTGTCTTTCCACGACCAAGGTGTTACCTCTTGGGGTGGTCCAAACTTTGAAAGATTGAAGAGATTCTACCATCCGGGTGTTTCTCGTCTAGATGTTTCCCCAACTGAAAAGTACTTGGTCACATTTTCTATGACTCCACTACAACCTGATGAAAACACCCCATTCGGTCCAGAGTCCCAAGGTCATCAAATCTGTGTTTGGGATCTTGCAACTGGTTACCTACTGAAGACTTTCGGTATTCCACCAAATGCCAAGCTAGAATGGCCTCTAATTAGATTTTCATATGATGACAAGTACTGTGGTCGTCTTGGTCCAAACGCCTTGGCCCTTTAcgaaattgaaaacaacTTCCAATTGTTGGATGGTAAGATTCACAAGGTTGAAGGTATCCAAGATTTCTCCTTTGCTCCAAAGGGTGTTCAACTAGTCTACAATAAGAGAAAGAGCGATCCAACCACTCTATTAGCATACTGGACCCCAGAAACGAATAATCAATCGTGTAAAGCTTTCTTAATGACATTACCAAACAAGAGAATCGTGAAGACTGTCAACTTGGTTCAAGTCTCGAACGTTTCCATTCACTGGCATGACCAAGCAGACTTTATCTGCTTCCAAGTCGATCGTCACAGTAAATCTAAGAAGACCTTCTTCACTAACTTGGAGATATGTAAGTTGAACGAATCAGAAATTCCAGTTGAGAAGATTGAGATGAAGGACCGTGTATTGGCTCTTGCATTCGAACCAAAGGGTGATAGATTTGTTACAATCTCTAAGATGGATAACGGTGGTATTGACGAAAACCCAATGTATCCAAAGAACTTCATCAAGTTCTTCGctccagaaaagaaggacaaggacaaggaTCTCGATGTTCTTCCAGATACCCTCAAATGGAAGTTGGTTAAAACCGTTGACCAACAATACTCTAACTGTATCTCTTGGTCTCCTGCCGGCCGTTTTGTTGCTGTTTGTGCAATTGTTAACGGTAAGGACATTAAGAAGGCTTCATTAGACTTCTACGACTTTGACTACACCGGTGAAAAGACTTTGAACGAAGTCAAGGATGTAAAGGCCTCGTTACAGGCGGTCGCTCATATCGACAACCAATTCTTCACAGACTTGGAATGGGATACCTCTGGTAGATTCTTGGCCGCTTGGTCCAGTTACGCTAAACACAAGTTGGAAAACGGTTACACTGTTTACAACTGTTGTGGTGAAGCTGTTCGTAAGGAAATTGTTGACCAATTCACAAACTTCGTATGGAGACCAAGACCAGAATCTTTACTATCCAATGCtgataagaagaaggcaaGAAAGAACTTGAAGCAATGGTCCGTTAAATTCGAAGAGCAAGACGCCATGGAAAGTGACAGTGCATTGAGAgatttgatcttgaaaCGTCGTGCAGAATTGAGCCAATGGGTTGCATACAGAGAACaatcaaaagaaagattggAGTCCGAAGATCACTACACTATCTTTGACAACTTTGTCCAAGACAAGTCTGACGAATCTCAATATGTCACTGTCGAAGAGGTCAAGGAAGAGATCTTGGAAGAAACTCAGGAAGAAGTTGAATCTTTCGAATAA
- the PRE10 gene encoding proteasome core particle subunit alpha 7 — protein sequence MFKCWIVFSPDGRNFQVEYAVKAVENGSTSLGIKCKDGIVLAVEKLITSKLLVPGKNKKIQTVDRHIGCVYSGLMPDGRHLVNRGREEAASFKKLYSTPIPVPAFADRVGQYVQAHTLYNSVRPFGVTAIFGGVDSDGAHLYMLEPSGAYWGYKCAATGKGRQSAKAELEKLSNGESELTAREAVKEAARIIYAAHEDNKEKDFELELSWCSLSETNGLHKEVPKDLFDEAVEYAKKELGDDSDSDSDDDSADEETKEKKDEDGDIEIS from the exons ATGTTTAAGTGTTGGAT TGTTTTTTCTCCAGATGGTAGAAATTTCCAAGTTGAATATGCTGTTAAAGCCGTTGAAAATGGATCCACATCACTGGGTATAAAATGCAAAGATGGTATTGTACTAGCTGTTGAGAAGCTAATAACTTCAAAGCTTCTGGTGCCTggaaaaaacaagaaaattcAAACCGTGGATCGTCACATTGGATGTGTTTACTCTGGATTGATGCCAGATGGAAGACATTTAGTTAACAGGGGCCgtgaagaagcagcaagCTTTAAGAAACTATACAGCACGCCTATCCCAGTTCCTGCATTTGCGGACCGGGTTGGACAATATGTTCAAGCGCATACGTTATACAACAGTGTCAGACCGTTTGGTGTGACTGCCATCTTTGGTGGTGTGGATTCTGACGGCGCTCACTTATACATGCTGGAACCAAGTGGAGCCTATTGGGGTTACAAGTGCGCGGCCACTGGTAAGGGTAGACAATCGGCTAAAGcagaattggaaaaattaTCTAATGGGGAATCAGAACTAACCGCAAGAGAAGCTGTAAAGGAGGCAGCAAGAATCATATATGCAGCTCACGAGgacaacaaagaaaaagatttcGAATTGGAACTCAGTTGGTGCTCACTTTCGGAGACCAACGGGTTGCATAAAGAGGTTCCAAAAGACCTATTCGATGAAGCTGTAGAAtatgcaaagaaagaactaGGAGACGACAGTGATAGTGATAGTGACGATGACTCTGCTGAcgaagaaaccaaggaaaaaaaggaCGAAGATGGTGACATCGAAATTTCTTAA
- the SPC72 gene encoding gamma-tubulin complex subunit SPC72, translating into MSDSDSVATGTTLRSSAVMENDLSEGIQKLNIALDSLDGNSGRSKGVHTAGVSLEDYYDDAETENTTSETDTGLSGMDIFQYIDSDTRWSKDDAILARTGQQRKKTHISGSLKLPVLGDSSSIGTEIETLKRQVVQYRIKIKALTEIVKQINLRSNDDTPLIKYISAVDGANNNVPTAVNSETATKMASLQAENKKLTDNLEEKNKKLIKLKEELVRNKTDYETMLEEVNDYLQHNENISENVNEILRFLLENIDLTAEERDNLVKATSFESNFIDIKIKALSVNVDKIVSELKSLKEKTSTTPNDEPSESRSLSMTNNSNLDTTEMLDSRIESIIETMHEKYHSFLQSIQHKLDKNTFLENALKEKMQQQKIILESISHMEPELPPNNNQKSLELQRSGSDFFSSIDDLSKRASMDLSKSYQDHVDALNNMLQSYKQEIEDKDKELKELRSQLRYSYQNTTELDLVNKIKEQSLTLEENSARWHRQVLDYDEKIATLQKEKHALSEECNRVRKELQEFQEQSSKEVADLRKKLNVAMRKSSYYLDDNQALQEQLEELGNEYHALHEDNIRLRELVGKSTEMGHQSNQLLIMKSNLLDHLKAIFDSFERVLQKDSVEQAFTKIQHLEQLDSSKYFKKTIVKLDSVFFFLERAVNSIVTEHVELLLKEKDWPDNEYDESTNKQNKLKIEELRKKWIGERERRKLESEAATNRINMLQLENEKLREQLGIH; encoded by the coding sequence atgagTGATTCCGATAGTGTGGCTACAGGAACCACGCTTCGAAGTAGTGCGGTTATGGAGAATGATTTGAGCGAAGGTATTCAGAAATTGAACATTGCTCTTGATTCCCTGGATGGGAACTCTGGTAGAAGTAAGGGAGTCCATACCGCAGGAGTGAGTTTAGAAGACTATTATGACGACGCAGAAACTGAAAACACGACTTCTGAGACGGATACAGGACTAAGTGGGATGGATATTTTCCAGTATATCGATAGCGATACAAGATGGTCGAAGGATGATGCAATTTTAGCCAGAACAGgccaacaaagaaagaagacaCATATATCAGGCTCTCTCAAGCTACCTGTTCTCGGTGACTCCAGTTCAATAGGCACTGAAATAGAGACTTTGAAGAGGCAAGTGGTTCAGTATAGAATTAAAATCAAAGCATTGACGGAAATAGTGAAGCAGATCAACCTGAGAAGTAACGATGATACCCCTCTCATCAAGTATATTAGTGCTGTTGATGGcgctaataataatgtacCCACTGCCGTTAACTCGGAAACGGCAACAAAAATGGCGTCCCTTCAAGCcgaaaacaagaagttaACAGATAATTTAGAggagaaaaacaagaaattgatcaagcttaaagaagaactagTACGAAATAAAACGGATTACGAGACCATGTTAGAAGAGGTTAACGACTATTTACAGCACAATGAGAATATATCTGAAAATGTAAATGAAATTTTAAGGTTCttacttgaaaatattgacTTAACCGctgaagaaagagacaaCCTTGTGAAGGCCACAAGCTTTGAATCAAACTTCATAgatatcaaaatcaaagcGTTATCCGTCAATGTAGACAAAATTGTCAGTGAACtaaaatctttgaaagaaaaaacatcTACTACGCCCAATGATGAACCCTCAGAATCAAGAAGTCTATCTATGACAAACAATAGCAATTTAGATACGACAGAAATGCTAGATTCAAGAATAGAGTCGATAATTGAAACAATGCATGAAAAATACCATAGCTTTTTACAATCTATCCAGCATAAGCTAGATAAGAACACTTTTCTTGAGAACgctttgaaggaaaaaatgcaacaacaaaagataaTTCTCGAGTCTATCTCTCACATGGAACCAGAGTTACCACCGAATAATAATCAGAAATCTCTGGAACTTCAACGATCTGGATCAGATTTCTTCTCAAGTATAGATGACTTGAGTAAAAGGGCTAGTATGGACTTATCTAAGTCATATCAAGACCATGTAGATGCTCTGAATAACATGCTCCAAAGTTATAAACAAGAAATCGAAGATAAAGACAAGGAATTAAAAGAGCTACGGTCACAACTGCGTTATTCATACCAAAATACCACAGAGCTTGATCTGGTGAATAAGATTAAAGAGCAGAGTCTAACACTGGAAGAAAACAGCGCAAGATGGCATAGACAAGTGTTGGATTATGATGAGAAAATTGCAACTTTGCAGAAAGAGAAGCATGCCCTTTCGGAGGAGTGTAATCGTGTAAGAAAAGAGCTTCAAGAGTTTCAAGAGCAATCGTCTAAAGAGGTCGCAGATTTACGTAAGAAGCTCAACGTAGCCATGAGAAAATCATCATATTATTTGGATGATAACCAGGCCCTACAAGAACAGTTGGAAGAACTGGGAAACGAATATCATGCTTTACATGAAGATAATATAAGACTGAGAGAACTCGTCGGTAAATCCACCGAAATGGGCCACCAAAGTAATCAACTTCTAATAATGAAATCTAACTTGCTAGATCATTTAAAAGCAATCTTTGACTCATTTGAAAGAGTCTTACAGAAGGATTCTGTCGAGCAAGCTTTCACCAAGATACAAcatcttgaacaattggACTCTTCAAAGTATTTCAAAAAGACAATTGTGAAGCTAGATTccgttttcttcttccttgaaaGAGCAGTGAATTCAATAGTGACGGAACACGTAGAACTTCTcctgaaagaaaaagattggCCAGATAATGAATACGATGAGAGTACcaataaacaaaataaatTGAAGATTGAAGAGCTaaggaaaaaatggatTGGCGAAAGAGAGAGGAGGAAATTGGAATCAGAAGCAGCAACAAACCGTATTAATATGCTACAGTTagagaatgaaaaactGCGTGAGCAACTCGGAATTCACTGA